In the Gossypium raimondii isolate GPD5lz chromosome 9, ASM2569854v1, whole genome shotgun sequence genome, one interval contains:
- the LOC105798196 gene encoding uncharacterized protein LOC105798196 isoform X3 — MSAKWRAIQHRHRYTYNAVVFPPSFIDSLNQSSLSASAPTFHRELQHLISLNSTYSQVNHVRKLASSFNELLVKEGEKNEALVSTAASFYLEVFFLENSMPLHKTLLSVLAKTKDVFQPVIAECFRLLCNEYRTMSDKKKRFSLSRVALSVMGMPKLGFLVDVIQDCAVLVCWDAVLGLKSVVLETEGWARPSPIVLEQCQEALSCMYYLFQKFPDEFKKLGGDDSNVMEIALGVLVSLLKSVAFSRDCFVAAGVSFFAAFQVCLSDQELGLFIIEGIFGQIVSSSCTNTEDSFSNVISKVPYKGDVCLDIRNLSGLNRLCLIRGILTAVPRMVLNTHFVVSRETCNDFESHGNVACSVKTILYDGILPELCNYCENPTDSHFNFHALTVMQICLQQIKTSMLANLTVASENYNPLPEDMETRMLKIIWNNLEDPLSQTVKQVHLIFDLFLDIQSSLCGAEGSEKIKTFLQKIASDLLRLGSRCKGRYVPLALLTKRFGAKTMLDMSPDLLFEIVQAYSDDDVCCAATSFLKCFLEYLRDECWSNYGIERGYALYRGHCLPPLLHGLASGISKLRSNLNTYALPVLLEVDVDGIFPLLACISIGPTEAENDLLYPDHDCKNMELRVEQKVAVLVSLLKVSRSLALIEGDIDFCDDSMTSNMDDMVEAKSFNPFALVCIKGIKVRILVGWLVLALTHIDESLRVDAAEFLFLSPKTSSLPSRLELSLMSEAVPLNMRSSSTGFQMKWSSLFRKFFSRVRTALERQFKQGSWQPRMNSEISDLCLCQGNEDNTVSRAEELFNFMRWLSCFLFFSCYPSAPYKRKIMAMELIQIMINVWPVLPSSQESSASMSPESCLYPYSVGITSPESTFLLVGSIIDSWDRLRESSFRILLHFPTPLPGISSDEMVQKVITWAKKLVCSPRVRESDAGALTLRLIFRKYVVDLGWRVTVSVSVVCSHSQNSPLNGDYHKCPAIHPVMEYVKSLIHWLDVAVEEGEKDLAEACKNSFVHGVLLALRYTFEELDWNSDAVLCSISDMRHALEKLLELVVRITSMALWVVSADAWYLPEDIDDMVDADAFLLDGPDEMDAALPSIEQEDKCTKSIRDARPSDQVVMVGCWLAMKELSLLLGTIIRKIPLPSYSCSGSIESGHPSYDSIDASVTAISEGMLDLKQLEKIGNHFLEVLLKMKHNGAIDKTRAGFTALCNRLLCSNDPMLCKLTESWMGQLMDRTVAKGQTVDDLLRRSAGIPAAFTALFLAEPEGAPKKLLLRALRWLIDVAKGSLLSPSETNCTNVSCQVSSTKSGQETDSTLVTETIATEKTSKIRDEGVVPTVHAFNVLRAAFNDTNLASDTSGFAAEALIVSICSFSSPYWEIRNSACLAYTSLVRRMIGFLNVHKRESARRALTGLEFFHRYPSLHPFVFNELKIATELLGDALLGQTESNLAKAVHPSLCPMLILLSRLKPSPIASETGDDLDPFLFMPFIMKCSTQSNLRVRILASRALTGLVSNEKLPTVLLNIASELPQAENQITASPVASIPLYPANGAHHVSYNLIHGLLLQLGSLVHVNCRNLADFSRKDQILGDLMKVLAMCSWFASPKRCPCPLLNCTFLQVLDHMLSVAKSCHLSKNLFAIRNLLLELSTECLDVEASYGFQYYDPTIAELRQQAASSYFSCLFQPSDEVGEEVFQIPKRSPLNSMLFQTHEVENSGFLERLIRSFSDSSYEVRLVTLKWLHKFLKSRPGNEINYLSSSDTRIIQNWTKANLQPTLMKLLELEKNHRCMYRILRIIFTSNLLKFQESEEKSDGTLYVGALDYDSVLQLWDRLISLLKLTRHAKTQEILICCLAICVRQFIRLFSCFILTDKGQKTAGYNESGQMERSACFYECITFYVNLIKERSSSSEPVNMRKAAAESMFASGLLEQAEVIASSVINQQISSKNSFSSFEHQDAVSTYAHQILEMWFTCIKLLEDEDDGIRQRAATDIQKFLPPKSSGTTSDTCGARTQVEKVIELSFDRLSSIFGHWIVYFDCLLRWVLDAGNYVISKGDLVRRVFDKEIDNHHEEKLLISQICCSHLEKLPITKSWAGKLFDNEEVRNYLLDWRSRFFQQLVSFAKDHIGKLGVDWIGGVAYSLLDLNKRILTQKHVPAFSQQNKMQTSYFERSRIRFQKISAPSFVLCEE; from the exons ATGTCAGCCAAGTGGAGAGCTATACAACATCGCCACCGTTACACATATAACGCCGTTGTTTTCCCGCCTTCCTTCATAGATTCCTTAAACCAATCATCTCTTTCAGCCTCAGCTCCAACCTTCCACAGGGAGCTTCAGCATCTCATCTCTTTGAACTCTACTTATTCCCAAGTTAACCATGTCAGGAAGCTTGCTTCATCGTTCAATGAACTGTTAGTAAAAGAAGGTGAAAAGAATGAGGCCTTGGTTTCAACGGCAGCTTCTTTTTACTTGGAGGTTTTCTTTTTGGAAAATTCGATGCCTTTGCATAAGACTCTTTTGTCAGTTTTGGCTAAAACCAAGGATGTTTTCCAACCTGTTATTGCTGAGTGTTTCAGGTTACTTTGTAATGAGTATCGCACAATGAGTGATAAGAAGAAGCGTTTCTCTTTGTCACGTGTGGCTTTATCAGTAATGGGGATGCCAAAGTTGGGGTTCTTAGTTGATGTGATTCAAGATTGTGCTGTTTTGGTTTGTTGGGATGCTGTTTTGGGGTTGAAAAGTGTTGTTTTGGAGACTGAAGGGTGGGCTAGACCTTCTCCTATAGTTCTGGAGCAGTGTCAAGAGGCTTTATCTTGTATGTATTACTTGTTTCAGAAGTTCCCagatgaatttaaaaaattgggtGGTGATGATTCTAATGTAATGGAGATCGCTTTAGGGGTTTTGGTAAGTCTTTTGAAATCAGTGGCATTTTCGAGGGACTGCTTTGTGGCGGCTGGTGTGAGTTTTTTTGCTGCTTTTCAAGTTTGCCTCAGTGATCAAGAGCTTGGTTTGTTCATCATTGAAGGtatatttggtcaaattgtTAGTAGTTCTTGCACTAATACTGAGGATTCGTTTAGCAATGTTATTAGCAAAGTTCCTTATAAAGGAGATGTTTGCCTTGACATACGTAATCTCTCTGGATTGAATAGACTTTGTTTGATTAGAGGCATTCTTACTGCTGTTCCAAGAATGGTTCTAAATACACATTTTGTTGTATCTAGGGAAACTTGTAATGATTTTGAGTCCCATGGAAATGTTGCTTGTTCTGTGAAGACTATATTGTATGATGGGATTTTGCCTGAGCTGTGTAATTACTGTGAGAACCCCACAGATAGCCATTTTAACTTCCATGCATTAACTGTAATGCAAATTTGTTTGCAACAGATTAAGACCTCTATGCTGGCAAACCTTACAGTTGCATCTGAAAATTACAACCCATTGCCGGAGGATATGGAAACCCGAATGCTGAAAATAATATGGAATAACTTGGAAGATCCTCTAAGTCAAACAGTCAAACAAGTTCATCTTATATTTGATCTTTTCTTAGACATTCAGTCCTCTCTTTGTGGGGCAGAGGGTAGTGAGAAAATAAAGACATTCCTGCAAAAGATTGCTTCAGATCTGCTTCGTTTAGGGTCACGTTGTAAGGGGAGATATGTTCCTTTAGCTCTGTTGACCAAGAGGTTTGGAGCAAAGACTATGCTGGATATGAGTCCTGACCTGCTGTTTGAAATAGTACAGGCATACAGTGATGATGATGTATGCTGTGCAGCCACATCATTCTTGAAGTGTTTCCTTGAATATTTACGTGATGAGTGTTGGAGTAATTATGGTATTGAACGAGGGTATGCACTTTATAGAGGACATTGTTTGCCCCCACTTTTGCATGGTCTTGCTTCTGGGATTTCAAAGCTTCGTTCAAATTTGAACACATATGCTCTTCCAGTTTTACTGGAAGTGGATGTTGATGGTATATTTCCTCTACTTGCCTGTATCTCCATTGGGCCAACTGAGGCGGAAAATGACCTCTTATATCCTGATCATGATTGCAAAAATATGGAACTAAGAGTAGAACAGAAAGTGGCTGTTTTAGTTTCTTTGCTTAAAGTTTCTCGTTCACTTGCTCTGATTGAAGGGGATATCGATTTTTGTGATGACTCTATGACATCTAATATGGATGACATGGTAGAAGCAAAAAGCTTTAATCCCTTTGCACTTGTCTGCATAAAAGGGATAAAAGTTAGGATCCTTGTTGGGTGGCTTGTATTAGCATTGACACACATTGATGAGTCACTTCGTGTAGATGCTGCTGAGTTTCTTTTCTTGAGTCCCAAGACGTCTAGTCTTCCTTCCCGTTTGGAACTATCTCTAATGAGTGAAGCTGTGCCACTGAACATGAGATCTTCTTCAACAGGTTTTCAGATGAAATGGAGCAGCTTGTTTAGGAAGTTCTTTTCTCGGGTGCGTACAGCCTTGGAGAGGCAATTTAAGCAGGGAAGCTGGCAGCCTCGTATGAACAGTGAAATTAGCGATTTGTGTCTATGTCAGGGAAATGAGGATAATACAGTTAGCAGAGCAGAGgagctatttaattttatgaggTGGTTGAGTTGTTTTCTGTTCTTCTCTTGTTATCCTTCTGCTCCTTATAAGAGAAAAATAATGGCAATGGAGCTTATACAGATAATGATCAATGTTTGGCCTGTCCTACCTTCTTCTCAAGAAAGCTCAGCTTCTATGTCTCCTGAGAGCTGTCTTTATCCCTACAGTGTAGGAATTACTTCACCTGAATCCACTTTCCTTTTGGTTGGATCCATAATTGATAGTTGGGACAGACTGCGAGAGAGTTCTTTCCGCATATTGCTACATTTTCCCACTCCACTTCCTGGCATTTCGAGTGATGAAATGGTCCAGAAAGTAATTACATGGGCTAAGAAATTAGTTTGTAGTCCTCGTGTAAGAGAGAGCGATGCTGGTGCTCTAACCTTGCGGCTCATATTTAGAAAGTATGTGGTGGACCTGGGGTGGAGAGTCACAGTGTCAGTTAGTGTTGTTTGTTCTCACTCGCAGAATTCACCACTAAATGGGGATTATCACAAATGTCCAGCCATTCATCCTGTTATGGAATATGTTAAGTCGCTTATTCACTGGTTGGATGTTGCTGTGGAGGAAGGAGAGAAGGATCTCGCTGAAGCATGCAAGAATAGTTTTGTTCATGGTGTATTACTTGCTCTACGGTATACTTTCGAGGAATTGGATTGGAATTCTGATGCAGTCTTGTGTAGTATTTCAGATATGAGACATGCACTGGAGAAACTCTTGGAGCTGGTTGTGCGAATAACTTCAATGGCCTTATGGGTTGTTTCTGCTGATGCTTGGTATCTGCCTGAGGATATCGATGATATGGTTGATGCTGATGCTTTCTTACTGGACGGTCCTGATGAAATGGATGCTGCTTTGCCTTCAATCGAACAAGAAGACAAATGCACAAAATCTATTCGGGATGCAAGACCATCAGATCAGGTTGTTATGGTTGGCTGCTGGCTGGCTATGAAAGAG CTAAGTCTTCTTTTGGGGACCATTATTCGGAAAATACCTCTGCCAAGTTACAGTTGTTCAGGTTCAATAGAATCTGGACACCCCAGCTATGATTCTATTGATGCTTCAGTGACAGCAATATCTGAAGGAATGCTTGATCTAAAACAATTGGAGAAGATCGGGAACCATTTCTTGGAAGTTCTTTTGAAGATGAAACATAATGGTGCAATTGATAAGACAAGAGCAGGTTTTACAGCCCTTTGCAATCGTCTGCTTTGTTCAAATGACCCAAT GCTATGTAAGCTAACAGAATCTTGGATGGGGCAGCTTATGGATAGAACAGTAGCAAAAGGACAAACAGTCGATGATTTGCTACGAAGAAGTGCTGGTATACCTGCAGCATTCACTGCTCTTTTCCTTGCAGAACCAGAAGGTGCTCCAAAGAAGCTCCTCCTGCGAGCACTTAGGTGGCTTATAGATGTAGCTAAAGGGTCTTTGTTGAGTCCATCTGAAACCAATTGCACAAACGTCTCGTGCCAGGTTTCATCAACCAAGTCTGGCCAAGAGACTGATTCAACACTGGTAACTGAGACAATCGCGACTGAAAAAACCTCAAAGATCAGAGATGAAGGTGTAGTTCCAACAGTGCATGCCTTTAATGTCCTTAGAGCTGCTTTCAATGACACTAATCTTGCTTCTGATACTTCTGGTTTTGCTGCCGAGGCTTTGATTGTTTCAATTTGCTCATTCTCTTCACCATACTGGGAGATCCGGAACAGTGCTTGTCTGGCATACACTTCCTTGGTACGCCGGATGATTGGCTTCCTTAATGTTCATAAACGAGAATCTGCTCGACGTGCATTAACTGGGCTTGAATTTTTCCACAG GTATCCTTCGCTGCACCCATTTGTATTCAATGAACTGAAAATTGCAACTGAGTTGCTTGGTGATGCATTGTTGGGGCAAACTGAATCCAACCTGGCAAAAGCTGTGCATCCAAGTTTGTGCCCTATGCTGATTCTTTTATCCAGGCTCAAGCCTTCACCGATTGCAAGTGAGACTGGGGATGACTTGGATCCTTTCCTTTTTATGCCTTTCATTATGAAGTGCTCAACCCAAAGTAACCTGCGAGTTCGTATTCTTGCGTCGCGAGCTTTGACAGGGCTGGTATCTAACGAGAAATTGCCAACTGTTCTCCTTAATATTGCTTCTGAATTGCCTCAAGCAGAGAATCAAATTACTGCATCTCCTGTAGCATCAATCCCGTTATATCCAGCCAATGGAGCTCACCATGTTTcctataatttaattcatggaCTTCTATTGCAATTAGGTTCTCTTGTCCATGTAAATTGTAGAAATCTTGCTGATTTCTCGAGGAAAGATCAGATTCTTGGTGACTTGATGAAAGTTCTTGCAATGTGTTCGTGGTTTGCTAGCCCCAAAAGATGCCCTTGCCCCCTCCTTAATTGCACTTTCCTGCAAGTGCTGGATCACATGCTTAGTGTTGCGAAATCATGTCATTTGAGCAAAAATTTGTTTGCCATCCGAAATCTACTTTTGGAATTATCCACAGAGTGCTTAGATGTAGAAGCTTCTTATGGATTTCAATATTATGATCCAACGATAGCTGAACTTCGTCAACAAGCTGCTTCATCttattttagttgtttatttcaACCATCTGATGAAGTTGGTGAAGAGGTTTTCCAGATTCCAAAAAGATCTCCGTTGAATTCGATGTTGTTTCAAACCCATGAAGTGGAAAATTCTGGATTCCTGGAAAGGTTGATTCGCTCTTTCTCAGATTCATCATATGAAGTTCGACTAGTAACTTTGAAGTGGCTGCATAAGTTCCTCAAGTCTAGACCTGGCAATGAGATAAATTATCTGTCCAGCAGTGACACCAGAATTATACAGAACTGGACAAAAGCTAACCTTCAGCCTACACTGATGAAGCTCTTGGAACTGGAGAAGAATCATCGATGTATGTATCGCATTCTGAGGATTATTTTCACTTCGAACTTGCTGAAGTTTCAGGAAAGTGAAGAAAAGAGTGATGGAACCCTTTATGTTGGTGCCTTGGATTATGATTCTGTATTACAGCTTTGGGATAGGCTGATATCCTTGCTCAAGCTCACTCGACATGCTAAAACACAAGAAATACTCATTTGTTGTCTGGCAATATGCGTAAGGCAGTTTATAAGGCTGTTTAGTTGTTTTATTCTTACCGATAAGGGGCAGAAGACTGCTGGATATAATGAATCGGGTCAGATGGAAAGATCAGCTTGCTTCTATGAATGCATTACCTTTTATGTCAATCTAATTAAGGAGCGTAGTTCTTCATCCGAGCCAGTGAATATGCGCAAGGCAGCAGCGGAATCTATGTTTGCTTCTGGCTTATTGGAGCAAGCTGAGGTAATTGCTTCTTCTGTGATCAACCAgcaaatttcttcaaaaaattcattctcTTCTTTCGAACACCAAGATGCTGTAAGTACATATGCACATCAAATACTGGAGATGTGGTTCACGTGTATCAAACTGCTTGAGGATGAGGATGATGGAATTAGACAAAGGGCTGCCACCGACATCCAGAAGTTTCTTCCCCCCAAAAGCTCTGGAACGACATCCGACACTTGTGGGGCTCGAACACAGGTGGAAAAAGTTATTGAACTGAGTTTCGACCGACTTTCTTCCATATTTGGCCACTGGATTGTATACTTTGATTGTCTACTGCGGTGGGTGCTAGATGCAGGAAACTACGTAATATCCAAAGGTGATCTCGTGAGACGGGTTTTTGACAAGGAAATCGATAATCATCATGAAGAGAAGCTATTGATTAGTCAAATATGTTGTTCCCACTTGGAGAAGCTTCCGATTACAAAATCATGGGCAGGTAAATTGTTCGATAATGAAGAGGTCAGGAATTATCTACTTGATTGGAGATCAAGATTTTTCCAGCAGTTGGTATCATTTGCCAAGGACCATATCGGGAAACTCGGAGTTGATTGGATAGGTGGTGTAG CTTATTCGCTGCTGGATCTTAACAAGAGGATTTTAACACAGAAGCATGTACCTGCCTTTTCTCAACAAAACAAGATGCAAACTTCATATTTTGAGAGAAGCCGGATCAGATTCCAAAAGATTTCAGCTCCCAGCTTTGTTCTGTGTGAAGaatga